A stretch of the Perca flavescens isolate YP-PL-M2 chromosome 3, PFLA_1.0, whole genome shotgun sequence genome encodes the following:
- the snrpd2 gene encoding small nuclear ribonucleoprotein Sm D2: protein MSLLTKPKSEMTPEELQKREEEEFNTGPLSVLTQSVKNNTQVLINCRNNKKLLGRVKAFDRHCNMVLENVKEMWTEVPKSGKGKKKSKPVNKDRYISKMFLRGDSVIIVLRNPLITGK, encoded by the exons AT GAGTCTCTTAACAAAGCCTAAGTCAGAGATGACCCCCGAAGAGCTCCAGAAacgagaggaagaggagttcaACACTGGCCCTCTGTCGGTGCTCACACAGTCCGTCAAGAACAACACTCAGGTTCTCATTAACTGTCGCAACAACAAGAAGCTGCTCGGAAGAGTCAAGGCTTTTGACAG GCACTGCAACATGGTCTTGGAGAATGTGAAAGAGATGTGGACGGAAGTTCCCAAGAGCGGGAAGGGAAAGAAAAAGTCTAAGCCAGTGAATAAGGACCGCTACATTTCTAAAATGTTTCTGAGGGGAGACTCTGTCATCATCGTGCTGAGAAATCCTCTGATCACAGGAAAATGA
- the foxg1c gene encoding forkhead box protein G1c, which produces MEELKTSDRFFHKSFSISSLLLRREGVMGDQEYPSQSQKLRSAHSEKSSQEEKFDSEKNCETPKLCTKAETKPVSANGKREGNKGDLKKDVGAEESVKPEKPPFSYNALIMMAIRQSPERRLTLNGIYEFIMDNFPYYRQNRQGWQNSIRHNLSLNKCFVKVPRHYDDPGKGNYWMLDPCSEDVFIGGTSGKLRRRAAAGSRTKLALKRGGGRLMSSSTATSVTLAAAGSFYWPVPPFLPLQTPVRTHLGAGTYLRAHPRFPNHATSMVSQRSRLSATSAVDAADRFVQTHQEMSYIGLSCAQSRRHQIGTACTAFSTSIPACPLPLSDPYSFNMISGQASYFYSHQIPCAATFSPCQEECASSKTSPGQFVSKNGHSDLGGFCNDFRNYCPQVSSSPSSWNIEK; this is translated from the coding sequence ATGGAGGAATTGAAAACTTCGGACCGATTTTTTCACAAGTCCTTCAGCATCAGCAGCCTGTTGTTGAGACGAGAGGGAGTGATGGGTGACCAGGAGTATCCTTCTCAGTCCCAGAAACTGCGCTCCGCACATTCAGAGAAATCCAGTCAAGAGGAAAAGTTTGACAGTGAAAAGAACTGCGAAACCCCCAAACTGTGCACTAAAGCGGAAACCAAACCGGTGAGTGCAAATGGAAAACGAGAAGGAAATAAGGGAGACTTAAAAAAAGACGTTGGAGCAGAAGAAAGCGTTAAGCCTGAGAAACCTCCTTTCAGTTATAACGCGCTTATCATGATGGCTATCCGCCAGAGCCCGGAACGCAGGCTCACGCTCAATGGTATCTATGAGTTTATCATGGACAATTTTCCATACTACCGACAGAACAGACAAGGGTGGCAAAATTCAATCAGGCACAACTTAAGTCTGAATAAGTGTTTCGTTAAAGTGCCACGCCACTATGATGACCCGGGTAAAGGCAACTACTGGATGCTGGACCCCTGCAGTGAGGACGTCTTCATAGGTGGCACATCAGGAAAACTCCGGCGCAGGGCCGCAGCTGGCTCCAGGACCAAGCTTGCACTAAAAAGGGGAGGAGGTCGTCTGATGTCTTCCAGCACTGCAACCAGCGTGACCTTGGCCGCAGCAGGTTCATTTTACTGGCCGGTGCCGCCGTTTCTGCCTCTCCAAACACCAGTGCGCACTCACCTGGGCGCAGGGACTTATCTGAGAGCTCACCCCCGCTTCCCAAACCACGCCACATCGATGGTTTCACAGCGGTCCCGGTTGAGTGCAACAAGTGCTGTAGACGCCGCCGACCGGTTCGTGCAGACGCACCAGGAGATGTCTTACATTGGACTCAGTTGCGCGCAATCCCGACGCCATCAGATTGGCACCGCCTGCACCGCTTTCTCCACATCCATCCCCGCATGTCCCCTGCCGCTGTCGGATCCATACTCTTTTAACATGATCTCCGGACAAGCCAGCTACTTTTACTCTCACCAAATACCTTGTGCCGCAACGTTTAGTCCGTGCCAAGAGGAGTGCGCCTCTTCCAAGACATCTCCGGGACAATTTGTATCCAAGAACGGCCACTCAGACCTCGGGGGGTTCTGTAATGACTTTCGAAATTACTGCCCTCAAGTCAGTTCAAGCCCTTCATCTTGGAATATAGAAAAATAG
- the pglyrp5 gene encoding peptidoglycan recognition protein 5 encodes MAQKVTIVSRQQWGAAAPKKRETLKGSAQRVVIHHTALPRCKGQKECMDRLVSIQRGHMKDRGFDDVGYNFLVGGDGAVYEGRGWGVVGAHAKGNNHDSLGIAFMGNFKNDTPSTEATSSVKKLLQSGVSQGFLNPKFALFGHRDLGDTECPGEKLYAALPQLRGTT; translated from the exons ATGGCACAAAAAG TGACTATTGTTTCAAGGCAGCAGTGGGGAGCAGCTGCCCCTAAAAAAAGGGAGACTCTGAAAGGCTCTGCCCAGAGAGTTGTCATACACCACACTGCCCTCCCTAGATGCAAAGGCCAGAAAGAGTGTATGGACCGCCTTGTCAGCATTCAGAGAGGGCACATGAAAGACAGAGGCTTCGATGACGTTGGATATAA ttttCTTGTCGGAGGAGACGGTGCCGTGTATGAAGGCCGTGGCTGGGGTGTGGTTGGGGCACATGCCAAAGGCAACAATCATGACTCACTGGGGATTGCCTTCATGGGAAATTTCAAAA ATGACACACCAAGCACAGAGGCAACGTCATCCGTCAAAAAGCTGCTGCAATCTGGAGTTTCTCAGGGCTTTCTAAACCCAAAGTTTGCCCTGTTTGGGCACAGAGATCTGGGAGACACAGAATGTCCAGGAGAAAAACTGTATGCTGCACTACCACAACTGAGGGGTACCACATAA
- the polr2i gene encoding DNA-directed RNA polymerase II subunit RPB9 — MDLETGTYEPGFVGIRFCQECNNMLYPKEDKENRILLYACRNCDYQQEADNSCIYVNKITHEVDELTQIIADVSQDPTLPRTEDHPCPKCGHKEAVFFQSHSMKAEDAMRLYYVCTAPHCGHRWTE; from the exons ATGGATTTAGAAACTGGAACGTACGAACCAGGATTTGTTGGAATACGGTTTTGTCAAGAATG TAACAACATGTTATACCCCAAAGAAGACAAGGAGAACCGTATCCTGCTTTATGCG TGCAGGAATTGTGACTACCAACAAGAGGCAGACAACAGCTGCATCTATGTCAACAAGATCACCCACGAGGTTGA tgagTTGACACAAATCATCGCTGATGTATCTCAGGATCCAACACTCCCGAGGACAGAGGACCACCCCTGTCCCAA ATGCGGTCACAAGGAGGCAGTGTTCTTCCAGTCTCACAGTATGAAGGCTGAG GATGCTATGAGACTGTACTACGTCTGCACAGCCCCTCACTGTGGACACAGATGGACAGAGTGA